Proteins co-encoded in one Arachis hypogaea cultivar Tifrunner chromosome 11, arahy.Tifrunner.gnm2.J5K5, whole genome shotgun sequence genomic window:
- the LOC112722681 gene encoding ABC transporter B family member 25 isoform X2: MTSPLASSPCHPLRLLRQNLSASLSFWIRKEIAFFDVTRTGEILSRLSEDTQIIKNAATTNVSEAMKNLATALMGLSFMFATSWKLTLLPLTVVPVISVAVCKFRHLLRELSHKIQTAAAVASSIAEKSFGAIRIVRSFAQEDYEISCYFEKVSETHSLGLKQAKVVGLFSGGLNAASTLSVIVAVGSSISSISFLLITTCLIRLNGYRKPGLIALFDVDVTLIAPRKLFEGFSLSLQAQLQWLHASVVAAESLALTLQASCNLKDSKELFERWI; the protein is encoded by the exons ATGACGTCCCCTCTAGCTTCCTCTCCTTGCCATCCCCTGCGTCTTCTCCGCCAAAATCTCAGCGCCTCCCTTTCGTTCTGGATCAGAAAG GAGATTGCTTTCTTCGATGTTACTCGAACGGGAGAAATCTTAAGTAGGTTGTCGGAAGATACACAGATCATAAAGAATGCCGCAACTACCAATGTTTCTGAGGCCATGAAGAACCTAGCAACAGCACTTATGGGTCTCAGCTTCATGTTTGCAACATCTTGGAAGTTAACAT TGTTGCCTTTGACTGTTGTGCCTGTAATTTCTGTTGCTGTCTGTAAATTTAGGCATTTGCTGCGTGAACTATCTCACAAAATTCAAACTGCAGCTGCAGTAGCATCTTCAATTGCTGAG AAATCATTTGGTGCCATAAGAATAGTAAGATCTTTTGCTCAAGAAGATTATGAAATTTCATGCTACTTTGAGAAAGTTAGTGAGACACACAGCCTTGGCCTTAAGCAAGCT AAAGTCGTTGGACTCTTTTCTGGAGGCCTTAATGCAGCGTCCACACTTTCTGTTATCGTAGCAGTGGGATCTTCTATATCTTCTATATCTTTTTTGTTAATCACAACCTGTCTAATAAGACTAAATGGCTACCGGAAACCTGGTTTGATTGcattgtttgatgttgatgtcaCTCTTATAGCCCCAAGGAAG CTTTTTGAAGGTTTTTCTTTGTCTCTTCAAGCTCAGCTTCAATGGCTTCATGCCTCAG TTGTTGCAGCTGAATCTTTAGCTCTGACCCTGCAAGCATCTTGCAATTTAAAAGATTCAAAAGAACTTTTTGAAAG GTGGATTTGA
- the LOC112722681 gene encoding ABC transporter B family member 25 isoform X1, translating to MTSPLASSPCHPLRLLRQNLSASLSFWIRKEIAFFDVTRTGEILSRLSEDTQIIKNAATTNVSEAMKNLATALMGLSFMFATSWKLTLLPLTVVPVISVAVCKFRHLLRELSHKIQTAAAVASSIAEKSFGAIRIVRSFAQEDYEISCYFEKVSETHSLGLKQAKVVGLFSGGLNAASTLSVIVAVGSSISSISFLLITTCLIRLNGYRKPGLIALFDVDVTLIAPRKLFEGFSLSLQAQLQWLHASVVAAESLALTLQASCNLKDSKELFERCLNAWKVLLPDDHIQVDLTPHM from the exons ATGACGTCCCCTCTAGCTTCCTCTCCTTGCCATCCCCTGCGTCTTCTCCGCCAAAATCTCAGCGCCTCCCTTTCGTTCTGGATCAGAAAG GAGATTGCTTTCTTCGATGTTACTCGAACGGGAGAAATCTTAAGTAGGTTGTCGGAAGATACACAGATCATAAAGAATGCCGCAACTACCAATGTTTCTGAGGCCATGAAGAACCTAGCAACAGCACTTATGGGTCTCAGCTTCATGTTTGCAACATCTTGGAAGTTAACAT TGTTGCCTTTGACTGTTGTGCCTGTAATTTCTGTTGCTGTCTGTAAATTTAGGCATTTGCTGCGTGAACTATCTCACAAAATTCAAACTGCAGCTGCAGTAGCATCTTCAATTGCTGAG AAATCATTTGGTGCCATAAGAATAGTAAGATCTTTTGCTCAAGAAGATTATGAAATTTCATGCTACTTTGAGAAAGTTAGTGAGACACACAGCCTTGGCCTTAAGCAAGCT AAAGTCGTTGGACTCTTTTCTGGAGGCCTTAATGCAGCGTCCACACTTTCTGTTATCGTAGCAGTGGGATCTTCTATATCTTCTATATCTTTTTTGTTAATCACAACCTGTCTAATAAGACTAAATGGCTACCGGAAACCTGGTTTGATTGcattgtttgatgttgatgtcaCTCTTATAGCCCCAAGGAAG CTTTTTGAAGGTTTTTCTTTGTCTCTTCAAGCTCAGCTTCAATGGCTTCATGCCTCAG TTGTTGCAGCTGAATCTTTAGCTCTGACCCTGCAAGCATCTTGCAATTTAAAAGATTCAAAAGAACTTTTTGAAAG ATGTCTAAATGCGTGGAAAGTCTTACTTCCTGATGACCATATTCAG GTGGATTTGACACCGCACATGTAG
- the LOC112722681 gene encoding ABC transporter B family member 25 isoform X3, translating to MTSPLASSPCHPLRLLRQNLSASLSFWIRKEIAFFDVTRTGEILSRLSEDTQIIKNAATTNVSEAMKNLATALMGLSFMFATSWKLTLLPLTVVPVISVAVCKFRHLLRELSHKIQTAAAVASSIAEKVVGLFSGGLNAASTLSVIVAVGSSISSISFLLITTCLIRLNGYRKPGLIALFDVDVTLIAPRKLFEGFSLSLQAQLQWLHASVVAAESLALTLQASCNLKDSKELFERCLNAWKVLLPDDHIQVDLTPHM from the exons ATGACGTCCCCTCTAGCTTCCTCTCCTTGCCATCCCCTGCGTCTTCTCCGCCAAAATCTCAGCGCCTCCCTTTCGTTCTGGATCAGAAAG GAGATTGCTTTCTTCGATGTTACTCGAACGGGAGAAATCTTAAGTAGGTTGTCGGAAGATACACAGATCATAAAGAATGCCGCAACTACCAATGTTTCTGAGGCCATGAAGAACCTAGCAACAGCACTTATGGGTCTCAGCTTCATGTTTGCAACATCTTGGAAGTTAACAT TGTTGCCTTTGACTGTTGTGCCTGTAATTTCTGTTGCTGTCTGTAAATTTAGGCATTTGCTGCGTGAACTATCTCACAAAATTCAAACTGCAGCTGCAGTAGCATCTTCAATTGCTGAG AAAGTCGTTGGACTCTTTTCTGGAGGCCTTAATGCAGCGTCCACACTTTCTGTTATCGTAGCAGTGGGATCTTCTATATCTTCTATATCTTTTTTGTTAATCACAACCTGTCTAATAAGACTAAATGGCTACCGGAAACCTGGTTTGATTGcattgtttgatgttgatgtcaCTCTTATAGCCCCAAGGAAG CTTTTTGAAGGTTTTTCTTTGTCTCTTCAAGCTCAGCTTCAATGGCTTCATGCCTCAG TTGTTGCAGCTGAATCTTTAGCTCTGACCCTGCAAGCATCTTGCAATTTAAAAGATTCAAAAGAACTTTTTGAAAG ATGTCTAAATGCGTGGAAAGTCTTACTTCCTGATGACCATATTCAG GTGGATTTGACACCGCACATGTAG
- the LOC112722681 gene encoding ABC transporter B family member 25 isoform X4 produces the protein MKNLATALMGLSFMFATSWKLTLLPLTVVPVISVAVCKFRHLLRELSHKIQTAAAVASSIAEKSFGAIRIVRSFAQEDYEISCYFEKVSETHSLGLKQAKVVGLFSGGLNAASTLSVIVAVGSSISSISFLLITTCLIRLNGYRKPGLIALFDVDVTLIAPRKLFEGFSLSLQAQLQWLHASVVAAESLALTLQASCNLKDSKELFERCLNAWKVLLPDDHIQVDLTPHM, from the exons ATGAAGAACCTAGCAACAGCACTTATGGGTCTCAGCTTCATGTTTGCAACATCTTGGAAGTTAACAT TGTTGCCTTTGACTGTTGTGCCTGTAATTTCTGTTGCTGTCTGTAAATTTAGGCATTTGCTGCGTGAACTATCTCACAAAATTCAAACTGCAGCTGCAGTAGCATCTTCAATTGCTGAG AAATCATTTGGTGCCATAAGAATAGTAAGATCTTTTGCTCAAGAAGATTATGAAATTTCATGCTACTTTGAGAAAGTTAGTGAGACACACAGCCTTGGCCTTAAGCAAGCT AAAGTCGTTGGACTCTTTTCTGGAGGCCTTAATGCAGCGTCCACACTTTCTGTTATCGTAGCAGTGGGATCTTCTATATCTTCTATATCTTTTTTGTTAATCACAACCTGTCTAATAAGACTAAATGGCTACCGGAAACCTGGTTTGATTGcattgtttgatgttgatgtcaCTCTTATAGCCCCAAGGAAG CTTTTTGAAGGTTTTTCTTTGTCTCTTCAAGCTCAGCTTCAATGGCTTCATGCCTCAG TTGTTGCAGCTGAATCTTTAGCTCTGACCCTGCAAGCATCTTGCAATTTAAAAGATTCAAAAGAACTTTTTGAAAG ATGTCTAAATGCGTGGAAAGTCTTACTTCCTGATGACCATATTCAG GTGGATTTGACACCGCACATGTAG
- the LOC112721835 gene encoding uncharacterized protein encodes MSDGWTDKKRRSICNLLVNSPKGTIFLYSLDTSDISKTTDKFVKMLEDAVEFVGEENVVQIVTDNAANYKAAGERMMETRKSLYWTPCAAHCIDLILEDFEKKLKVHETTIKKGRKITTFIYSRSMLISMLRNFTKGKDLVRPGATRFATAYLTLTCLHDNKGPLMTMFTSADWKTTKVASTPEGIRVQNMALDSRLWKNIVICLKAAAPLITVLRLVDSDEKPAMGFIFEGMRNAKETIKTNFGCVKKSYEPIWEIIDGRWKSQLHRPLHAAAYYLNPHYHYEPNFMVDDADIKIGLFGNETAKSSRKTMLPAEWWDFYGDSCPELKKFAIRVLSLTCSSSGCERNWSAFEMRRNRLHQKKMNDLVYVMYNLKLKGKQIRKSPELEFDAVHSDDEWITEDVNENIAESVEHSHLPTNDNTNDDPNSNEFAIPDFVGRVEPEAERNDVSDDDDKYL; translated from the exons ATGTCGGATGGATGGACTGATAAAAAAAGGCGTAGTATTTGTAATCTCTTGGTGAACAGCCCTAAAGGAACAATTTTTCTTTATTCATTGGACACTTCTGATATCTCGAAAACAACGGATAAATTTGTCAAAATGCTAGAAGATGCCGTAGAATTTGTTGGTGAAGAGAATGTAGTCCAAATTGTTACAGATAATGCTGCTAATTATaaggctgctggagaaagaatGATGGAGACTAGAAAAAGTTTGTATTGGACACCATGTGCTGCACACTGCATAGATTTGATATTGGAGGATTTTGAAAAGAAGCTAAAGGTGCATGAAACAACcataaaaaagggaagaaaaatcaCCACTTTTATCTACTCTCGGAGTATGCTCATTAGCATGTTGAGGAATTTTACAAAGGGAAAGGACTTGGTTCGGCCAGGTGCCACAAGATTCGCCACTGCCTATTTGACTCTCACTTGTCTTCATGATAATAAAGGACCATTGATGACTATGTTTACTTCTGCTGATTGGAAGACAACTAAGGTTGCATCAACGCCTGAAGGAATAAGAGTCCAAAACATGGCCTTGGATAGTAGGCTATGGAAGAATATTGTCATATGCCTCAAGGCTGCTGCTCCTCTCATTACAGTCCTTCGCTTGGTTGATTCAGATGAAAAACCAGCCATGGGTTTCATCTTTGAAGGCATGAGAAACGCCAAAGAAACAATCAAGACTAACTTCGGTTGTGTTAAAAAGAG TTACGAACCTATATGGGAAATTATTGATGGAAGGTGGAAAAGTCAATTGCATAGACCATTGCATGCAGCTGCGTATTATCTTAATCCTCATTATCACTATGAACCAAATTTCATGGTTGATGATGCTGATATTAAGATTG GCCTCTTTGGTAATGAAACTGCAAAGAGTAGTAGGAAGACCATGCTACCTGCTGAGTGGTGGGACTTCTATGGAGATAGTTGTCCAGAACTAAAGAAGTTTGCTATCCGAGTGCTAAGCTTAACTTGTAGTTCATCTGGTTGTGAGCGTAATTGGAGTGCATTTGAAATG AGAAGAAATCGGTtgcatcaaaagaaaatgaatgatTTAGTGTATGTGATGTATAATTTGAAGTTAAAGGGCAAGCAAATTAGAAAAAGTCCAGAACTTGAATTTGATGCAGTGCATTCTGATGATGAGTGGATAACTGAGGATGTTAATGAAAATATTGCTGAAAGTGTTGAGCATTCTCACTTGCCAACGAATGACAATACTAATGATGATCCAAATAGTAATGAATTTGCTATTCCAG attttgTTGGCCGTGTTGAACCTGAGGCTGAAAGAAATGATGTTtctgatgatgatg ATAAATACTTGTGA